From Halanaeroarchaeum sulfurireducens, a single genomic window includes:
- a CDS encoding Rrf2 family transcriptional regulator: protein MNDFELTDTQREALSILLERYRETEQPVSGSHIAEEIGRSPSTISKYMKELRSLNLVISLRGQKGGYRPTANAFGVLDADSDAESESLYLVRGYDRVDMVVEEIEFPSVRDGESCVADIYFESPVEAYEVGDLILIGPTPGTHLVIGGEILRFDSPTQLRLDVGVLEAPVTED, encoded by the coding sequence ATGAATGATTTCGAGTTGACGGACACCCAGCGCGAGGCGCTGTCCATTCTTCTCGAGCGTTACAGAGAGACCGAACAGCCGGTCTCGGGCAGCCATATCGCTGAGGAGATCGGTCGATCACCCAGTACGATATCCAAGTACATGAAAGAACTGCGCTCGCTAAATCTCGTCATTTCGCTTCGCGGGCAAAAGGGTGGCTACAGACCGACCGCGAACGCCTTTGGCGTGCTAGACGCCGACTCCGATGCGGAGTCCGAGTCGCTCTATCTCGTCCGTGGGTACGATCGCGTCGACATGGTGGTCGAGGAGATCGAATTTCCGAGCGTGCGTGACGGCGAGTCCTGTGTCGCAGACATCTACTTCGAGTCGCCCGTCGAGGCGTACGAGGTCGGTGATCTCATTCTCATCGGCCCGACGCCCGGAACCCATCTGGTGATCGGCGGGGAGATTCTCCGCTTCGATTCTCCGACACAGCTTCGTCTGGACGTCGGTGTCCTCGAAGCCCCGGTGACCGAGGACTGA